A single Thermoanaerobacterium sp. RBIITD DNA region contains:
- the ybeY gene encoding rRNA maturation RNase YbeY, with protein sequence MNILIDNRQDKVNAEGLDKIVKDVVKTALEVEGVIDDVEVSVSFVDNEEIHKLNKYYRNVDSETDVLSFPLVEFEEIYSDIDVEGQEDDLSGPEPIGDIVISLEKARQQAMEYGHSFLREVAYLTAHSMFHLMGYDHEKEEDKKIMREKEEEVMKRLNLER encoded by the coding sequence ATGAATATTTTGATAGATAATAGACAGGATAAAGTAAATGCCGAGGGATTAGACAAAATAGTAAAAGATGTTGTTAAAACAGCTTTGGAAGTTGAAGGTGTGATTGACGATGTAGAAGTAAGCGTATCGTTTGTTGACAATGAAGAAATACACAAATTAAATAAATATTATAGAAATGTCGATAGTGAAACAGATGTTTTATCATTTCCTCTTGTAGAGTTTGAAGAGATTTATTCTGATATAGATGTTGAGGGACAGGAAGACGATCTAAGTGGCCCGGAACCAATAGGCGATATTGTTATATCACTTGAAAAAGCAAGGCAGCAAGCAATGGAATATGGACATTCTTTTTTGAGGGAAGTTGCATATCTGACCGCACATAGTATGTTTCATCTTATGGGGTATGATCATGAAAAAGAAGAAGACAAAAAGATAATGAGAGAAAAAGAAGAAGAAGTAATGAAGCGATTAAACTTAGAAAGGTGA